The sequence TAGATCTGTCGGCTTCCGGCCCCCTGCGGCACTTGCCGGAGCCAGCCCGGTGGACGTGTCCCGATAGGGGCTTTGCTGCATACAAAGCACCGTCACAGTTCTGACCGCCCACCGGACCGGCTCGGCCACCAGCCCCAGTCCGAGGAGCCTTGTGACCGTCACCAGCATGCCCCAGCCAATCCTGCCCACGCGGCAGTCCTCCGTCGTGGAGGAGGTGGTTCTCGGGGTCGACACCCACAAGGACGTGCACGTCGCCGCGGTGATCACCTCATTGGGAGCGTCACTCGCGCACCAAGAGTTCCCGACCACGGCTCTGGGATACCGTCAACTGGTCATCTGGGCAAGGTCCTTCGGCACACTCCGCCGTGCCGGAGTCGAGTGCACCGGGTCCTACGGAGCCGCACTGGCCCGCGTCCTGCGCCGCGAGGGCATCGACGTCGTCGAGGTCAACCAGCCCGACCGCGCCACCCGGCGCAAGCGCGGCAAGACCGATGCGATCGATGCGGACGCGGCAGCCCGCGCGGTCCTGTCCGGACGCGCTACGACCACGCCGAAGACCGCGGACGGTCCCGCTGCGGACATGCGCGTCCTGCGGTTGGCGAAGGAGTCGGCCGTCAAGGCCCGTACTCAGGCGATGAACCAGCTCAAGGCCGTCCTCCTGGCCGTCGATCCCGACCTGCGCGAGTCGCTCGCAGGCCTGACCAACCGGGCCCTGATCGCCACGTGCGCAGAGTTGGCCGGGGACCTGGGCGAAGCCGTCTTCACGTTGCGCCTGCTCGCCTGCCGGGTTCAGAACCTGTCGGAGGAGGTCAAGGAGCTGACCCGCCGCACCACCAAGGCCGTGCGGGCCTGTCGGCCGCAACTGCTGGAGCTCGTGGGTGTCGGGCCCGACAGCGCCGCCGTCTTGCTCATCGCCGCTGGCGACAATCCCGAAAGGCTCACCGACGAGGCGTCCTTCGCGGCCCTGTGCGGGGTCAGCCCGGTCGAGCAGTCCTCCGGCAAGACCCAGCGCCGGCGCCTGAACCGCGGCGGAAACCGGCAGGCCAACGCTGCCCTCTACCGCATCGTGATGACCCGCATACGCTGGGACGAACGCACCCAGGCCTACCTGCACCGCCGCACCGCCCAAGGCCTCTCGAAGCGAGAGATCATCCGTTGTCTCAAGCGCTACGTCGCCCGCGAGCTCTACCGGCACATCCAGGCAACGAGCGGGATCGTCACGACTTCCTCTGCGGCTTGACGAAACATAGGGGCATCTACGGAACCCACAAGACCCCGGCGATCCGAGCCTGGCTGTCCCAACACCCCAGATTCCACATGCACTTCACCCCGACCGGGTCATCGTGGATCAACCAGGTCGAGCGCTGGTTCGGCTTCCTCACCGACCAGATGATCCGCCGCGGATCCCACAAGAACGTCCAGGCCCTCGAACGCGACATCCGCAACTGGATCAAGAACTGGAACGAGGACCCCACACCGTTCACCTGGACCAAGACCGCCGACGAGATCCTCGACTCCCTCGCCCGATTCTGCCGACGGATCTCCGGCGCAGGACACTAGTGTCCTGCGCCGCAAGTTGCGGCGTTTATTTAGTCGCTTGTTTTCGTGTCGGCTGGCTTGATCTTGGTGAGGTAGTCGGCGAGGGATTTGAGGATCTCGTCGGCGGTCTTGGTCCAGGTGAAGGGTCTGGGGTTCTGGTTCCAGGTGGCGATCCAGGCCTTGATGTCGTTCTCGAGGGCTTTGACGGAGGTGTGGACGCCGCGGCGGATGAGTTTGTCGGTGAGCAGGCCGAACCAGCGCTCGACCTGGTTGAGCCAGGAGGAGCCGGTCGGGGTGAAGTGCACGTGGAAGCGGGGGTGCTTCGCGAGCCAGGTCTTGATCTCGGCGGTGTTGTGGGTGGCGTAGATGCCCCTATGTTTCGTCAAGCCGCAGAGGAAGTCGTGACGATCCCGCTCGTTGCCTGGATGTGCCGGTAGAGCTCGCGGGCGACGTAGCGCTTGAGACAACGGATGATCTCTCGCTTCGAGAGGCCTTGGGCGGTGCGGCGGTGCAGGTAGGCCTGGGTGCGTTCGTCCCAGCGTATGCGGGTCATCACGATGCGGTAGAGGGCAGCGTTGGCCTGCCGGTTTCCGCCGCGGTTCAGGCGCCGGCGCTGGGTCTTGCCGGAGGACTGCTCGACCGGGCTGACCCCGCACAGGGCCGCGAAGGACGCCTCGTCGGTGAGCCTTTCGGGATTGTCGCCAGCGGCGATGAGCAAGACGGCGGCGCTGTCGGGCCCGACACCCACGAGCTCCAGCAGTTGCGGCCGACAGGCCCGCACGGCCTTGGTGGTGCGGCGGGTCAGCTCCTTGACCTCCTCCGACAGGTTCTGAACCCGGCAGGCGAGCAGGCGCAACGTGAAGACGGCTTCGCCCAGGTCCCCGGCCAACTCTGCGCACGTGGCGATCAGGGCCCGGTTGGTCAGGCCTGCGAGCGACTCGCGCAGGTCGGGATCGACGGCCAGGAGGACGGCCTTGAGCTGGTTCATCGCCTGAGTACGGGCCTTGACGGCCGACTCCTTCGCCAACCGCAGGACGCGCATGTCCGCAGCGGGACCGTCCGCGGTCTTCGGCGTGGTCGTAGCGCGTCCGGACAGGACCGCGCGGGCTGCCGCGTCCGCATCGATCGCATCGGTCTTGCCGCGCTTGCGCCGGGTGGCGCGGTCGGGCTGGTTGACCTCGACGACGTCGATGCCCTCGCGGCGCAGGACGCGGGCCAGTGCGGCTCCGTAGGACCCGGTGCACTCGACTCCGGCACGGCGGAGTGTGCCGAAGGACCTTGCCCAGATGACCAGTTGACGGTATCCCAGAGCCGTGGTCGGGAACTCTTGGTGCGCGAGTGACGCTCCCAATGAGGTGATCACCGCGGCGACGTGCACGTCCTTGTGGGTGTCGACCCCGAGAACCACCTCCTCCACGACGGAGGACTGCCGCGTGGGCAGGATTGGCTGGGGCATGCTGGTGACGGTCACAAGGCTCCTCGGACTGGGGCTGGTGGCCGAGCCGGTCCGGTGGGCGGTCAGAACTGTGACGGTGCTTTGTATGCAGCAAAGCCCCTATCGGGACACGTCCACCGGGCTGGCTCCGGCAAGTGCCGCAGGGGGCCGGAAGCCGACAGATCTACACCAAGGCAGCAGACGCCAGTTGTCACACGGGTCAGGCTCCGGCCCCCTGCGGCACTCCATGATCCTCACAGTTGTCGCACACCAGGTGGACGTCGAGCTCCCGCGGGACGGCCTTGTCTATCGAGACGAGGAACTTCTTGAACTCCACGGCGCGGTGGCGGCGGTGGAGTTCACCGATGATGGTGCCGTCGGCGATGTTGAACGCGGCGAACAGGCTGGTGATGCCGTGCCGCAGGTAGTCGTGCGTGCGGCGTTCGGGCATGCCCGGCATCATCGGCAGGACCGGCTGGGAGCGGTCCAGGGCCTGGATCTGGGACTTCTCGTCCACGCAGAGCACCACCGCCCGCTCGGGCGGGTTGTGGTAGAGCCCGACCACGTCGACGACCTTCTCCACGAACAGCGGGTCGGTGGACAGCTTGAAGGCGTCCTGCAAGTGCGGCTTGAGGTCGAACCTCTTCCAGATCCGCCCGACCGTGGATTTCGACAGCCCGGTGCGCTTCGCCATGGAGGCCCGCGACCAGTGGGTGTCGTGGCCCGGCGTGGATTCCAGCGTCGCGACGACGACGTCCTCGACCTGGTCGAGGAGGATCGACGGCGGCCGGCCGGGCCGGGGCTCGTCCTGCAGACCGTCCAGGCGGTCGGTGACGAACCGGGCCCGCCAGCGGTTGACCGTGCCCGGCCCGATGCCGAGTTCGGCGGCGACCTGCTTGTTCGTGCCGCCTTCGGCGCAGGCCAGCACGATTTTCGCGCGCAGTGCGAGGTACTGTGCGGTCTTCGCCCGCCGGGCCCATCGCGTCAACTGGGTGCGTTCGTCCTCGGTGAGCACCAGATCCGGCTTGCGCCGGCCCGGCCGGGGCTCATCGGCCAGGCCCGCCAACCGGTCGGCGGCGAACCGCGAGCGCCACTTGCGCACCGTCGCCACGTTCGCACCCAGGGCCGCCGCCACCCGGGCACTTGGCGCCCCGTCCGCACAAGCCAGGACGATCCGGGCGCGCTCGGCCAACCGGGCCCCCTCCCCGCCAATCGACCAACGCGACAACTCGGCGCGCTCCTTTGCGGAGAGCACGATCTCTACGGCCTTCGGACCTCGCTGCGACACGAAAAACAGCCTACATACTTATGGCTGAAATTTCAGGCGCAGGACACTAGCTAGCCTGCGCGTTTCATCTGGGGGCGCGTCCGGATCATGATCGGAAAAGCGAAAGTGCCTTCTGAGCTGCAACGATGAGGCTTGTCTAAGGTCCCAGTCGTACCAGCAGGAAGGCACTTTCTGCGTGCACCCTACCCGGTCCCGACCCAAGCTCGTCGTCAGCGCCGACGGGCACGGGGTGGTCAGCCACGCCGGCTCGCGTCTGCTCGCGGATCTGGCCGACGCCACCACGCTGACCAGCGCCTTCAGCGACGCCCTGCGCCGACTGCGGCCGCGCGGGACCGGGCACGATCCCGGCCGCGTCGCGGTGGACCTGGCGGTGATGCTCGCCGACGGAGGCGAGGCGATCCGAGACCTGGCCGTGCTGCGCGACCAGCGCGACGTGTTCGGCCCGGTCGCCTCCACCCCGACCGCCTGGCGCCTGCTCGCGGGCATCGACACCAACAACCTGAACGCGCTGCGGGCAGCCCGGGCCGCTGCCCGCGAGGTCGCCTGGCTGCAGACCGCCGAGACCACGGACGGGATACCGCCGGCCCGCGCCGGAGGACGTCAACTGCCCGACCTGGTCCTGGACATCGACGCCACCCTGGTCACCTGCCACTCCGAGAAGGAAGAAGCGGCCGCCACCTACAAACGCGGCTTCGGCTACCACCCGATGCTCTGCTTCCTGGACAACACCGGCGAGGCCCTGGCCGGCATCCTGCGACCCGGCAACGCCGGAGCGAACACCGCGGCCGACCACATCACGGTCGTCGACGCGGCCCTCGCGCAGATCCCCGACGCCCACCGCCACGGCACCCCGGTCCTCATCCGCGCCGACAGCGCGGGCAGCGCCAAAGCCTTCCTCGCCCACCTACGCGCCCTCAGGCAGCGAGGCATCCAGACCACCTTCTCCGTCGGACACGCCGTCACCGAACAGGTCCGCAAGGCCATCCGGGTCCTACCCGACCAGGTCTGGCACCCGGCTCTGGAACAGGACGGCACCCTTCGCGCCGGTGCCGAAGTCA comes from Streptomyces sp. TLI_235 and encodes:
- a CDS encoding transposase, which translates into the protein MTVTSMPQPILPTRQSSVVEEVVLGVDTHKDVHVAAVITSLGASLAHQEFPTTALGYRQLVIWARSFGTLRRAGVECTGSYGAALARVLRREGIDVVEVNQPDRATRRKRGKTDAIDADAAARAVLSGRATTTPKTADGPAADMRVLRLAKESAVKARTQAMNQLKAVLLAVDPDLRESLAGLTNRALIATCAELAGDLGEAVFTLRLLACRVQNLSEEVKELTRRTTKAVRACRPQLLELVGVGPDSAAVLLIAAGDNPERLTDEASFAALCGVSPVEQSSGKTQRRRLNRGGNRQANAALYRIVMTRIRWDERTQAYLHRRTAQGLSKREIIRCLKRYVARELYRHIQATSGIVTTSSAA
- a CDS encoding DDE superfamily endonuclease, whose amino-acid sequence is MTKHRGIYATHNTAEIKTWLAKHPRFHVHFTPTGSSWLNQVERWFGLLTDKLIRRGVHTSVKALENDIKAWIATWNQNPRPFTWTKTADEILKSLADYLTKIKPADTKTSD
- a CDS encoding transposase; amino-acid sequence: MSQRGPKAVEIVLSAKERAELSRWSIGGEGARLAERARIVLACADGAPSARVAAALGANVATVRKWRSRFAADRLAGLADEPRPGRRKPDLVLTEDERTQLTRWARRAKTAQYLALRAKIVLACAEGGTNKQVAAELGIGPGTVNRWRARFVTDRLDGLQDEPRPGRPPSILLDQVEDVVVATLESTPGHDTHWSRASMAKRTGLSKSTVGRIWKRFDLKPHLQDAFKLSTDPLFVEKVVDVVGLYHNPPERAVVLCVDEKSQIQALDRSQPVLPMMPGMPERRTHDYLRHGITSLFAAFNIADGTIIGELHRRHRAVEFKKFLVSIDKAVPRELDVHLVCDNCEDHGVPQGAGA
- a CDS encoding DDE family transposase; translation: MHPTRSRPKLVVSADGHGVVSHAGSRLLADLADATTLTSAFSDALRRLRPRGTGHDPGRVAVDLAVMLADGGEAIRDLAVLRDQRDVFGPVASTPTAWRLLAGIDTNNLNALRAARAAAREVAWLQTAETTDGIPPARAGGRQLPDLVLDIDATLVTCHSEKEEAAATYKRGFGYHPMLCFLDNTGEALAGILRPGNAGANTAADHITVVDAALAQIPDAHRHGTPVLIRADSAGSAKAFLAHLRALRQRGIQTTFSVGHAVTEQVRKAIRVLPDQVWHPALEQDGTLRAGAEVTELTGLVDLTGYPDGTRIIVRRERPHPGAQLSLFDQDEGMRHQVFLTDTPVAGGGSIQYLEVRHRAHARVEDHIRCGKTTGFGRFPSRHFAINAAWLELSLTAIDLLAWARTLLLDGELATAEPKKLRYRLLHAAARITRGARRLHLRIAATWPWRHELTAAFNRLVALPRPAT